Proteins from a genomic interval of Microbacterium esteraromaticum:
- a CDS encoding MurR/RpiR family transcriptional regulator gives MDDDVLEQVRRSIPGLSAAERKVAERLLVDPTVVIDLAINDLAKLCSTSISTVARFAQSLGFSGYRELRVAVARSLTLQQAQQVRFGLETTAISCDDSTAQVAAKLAAREIDAIETAARTLDVAALDRVAEAVADARCVDVFGQGGSSLVAQDLQFKLARIGCVASHSADPHMALTMAALRGPRDVAIGVSHTGETIETIRVLEAARAAGALTVAITSAAGAPVATVADVVLITHARDSSFRGAAMSSRIALLALVDVLFVRVAQRRG, from the coding sequence GTGGACGATGACGTTCTTGAGCAGGTTCGGCGCTCGATACCCGGACTGAGCGCAGCTGAGAGGAAGGTTGCCGAGCGGTTGCTCGTCGACCCGACGGTTGTGATCGACCTGGCGATCAACGACCTGGCGAAGCTGTGCTCGACCTCGATCTCGACAGTCGCACGCTTCGCGCAGTCACTCGGCTTCAGCGGGTACCGCGAGCTGCGAGTCGCGGTGGCGCGCTCACTCACGCTGCAGCAGGCGCAGCAGGTGCGATTCGGTCTGGAGACCACCGCGATCTCGTGCGATGACAGCACCGCACAGGTCGCCGCGAAGCTGGCTGCGCGTGAGATCGACGCGATCGAGACGGCCGCGCGGACGCTCGACGTCGCGGCGCTCGATCGGGTCGCCGAGGCGGTCGCGGATGCCAGGTGCGTCGACGTCTTCGGCCAGGGTGGATCGTCTCTGGTGGCTCAGGACCTGCAGTTCAAGCTCGCGCGGATCGGGTGCGTGGCGTCGCACTCGGCAGATCCGCACATGGCGCTGACGATGGCGGCTCTGCGCGGCCCGCGAGACGTCGCGATCGGCGTCTCGCACACGGGCGAGACGATCGAGACCATTCGCGTGCTCGAGGCTGCGCGCGCGGCAGGCGCACTGACGGTGGCGATCACGAGCGCCGCCGGTGCTCCGGTCGCGACGGTCGCCGACGTCGTGCTGATCACGCACGCACGCGACTCGTCGTTCCGTGGCGCGGCGATGTCGAGTCGGATCGCGTTGCTCGCACTCGTCGATGTGCTGTTCGTCCGCGTCGCGCAGCGCCGCGGATAG
- a CDS encoding ABC transporter permease: MLRTIGKRLLLLIPTLFGLSILLFAWVRALPGGPAVALLGEKATPEAIEQVNELYGFNRPLYEQYFIWVSRLLQGDFGSSIVTGRPVTEEFFRRFPATIELSVLALIFAIGIGVPLGYWAARRHGKWTDHTAVVFSLIGITIPVFFLAFILKYIFAVQLGWLPSDGRQSARIDATHVTGFYVWDGIITGEFDASWDAIQHLILPALALGTIPLAIIVRITRASVLEVQNADYVRTGKAKGVSTPTLRNRFILRNAMLPVITTIGLQTGLLISGAVLTETVFAFPGIGSFLARSIFARDFPVLQGFIIFIAIAYALINLAVDVSYSLIDPRVRVQ, translated from the coding sequence TTGCTGCGAACCATCGGCAAGCGGCTTCTGCTGCTCATCCCCACCCTTTTCGGCCTCAGCATTCTGCTGTTCGCCTGGGTCCGCGCTCTTCCCGGAGGGCCGGCCGTCGCCCTTCTCGGTGAGAAGGCGACACCCGAGGCGATCGAGCAGGTCAACGAGCTCTACGGCTTCAATCGTCCGCTGTACGAGCAGTACTTCATCTGGGTCAGTCGCCTGCTGCAGGGCGACTTCGGCTCATCCATCGTCACGGGGCGCCCCGTGACCGAGGAGTTCTTCCGCCGGTTCCCGGCGACCATCGAGCTCAGTGTGCTCGCGCTGATCTTCGCGATCGGCATCGGTGTTCCGCTGGGCTACTGGGCGGCGCGCCGCCACGGCAAATGGACGGATCACACCGCGGTCGTGTTCAGCCTGATCGGCATCACGATCCCGGTGTTCTTCCTGGCCTTCATCCTGAAGTACATCTTCGCGGTGCAGCTGGGATGGCTTCCCTCGGACGGCCGCCAGAGCGCGCGAATAGATGCCACACACGTCACCGGCTTCTACGTCTGGGACGGCATCATCACCGGCGAGTTCGACGCGTCATGGGATGCCATCCAGCATCTGATCCTGCCGGCGCTGGCGCTCGGCACGATCCCGCTGGCGATCATCGTGCGCATCACGAGGGCCAGCGTGCTCGAAGTGCAGAACGCCGACTACGTGCGCACCGGCAAGGCCAAGGGCGTCTCGACGCCCACGCTGCGCAACCGCTTCATCCTGCGCAACGCGATGCTGCCGGTGATCACCACGATCGGCCTGCAGACCGGGCTGCTGATCTCGGGGGCGGTGCTCACCGAGACGGTGTTCGCCTTCCCCGGCATCGGCTCGTTCCTGGCGCGATCGATCTTCGCGCGAGACTTCCCGGTGCTGCAGGGGTTCATCATCTTCATCGCCATCGCGTACGCGCTGATCAACCTCGCCGTTGACGTGTCGTACAGCCTGATCGATCCGAGAGTGAGGGTTCAGTGA
- a CDS encoding ABC transporter substrate-binding protein — MTHSPLRRRGLALAAGAGVAALLLTGCVASERDDSADDGGGSDVDTTFVFAASSDPASLDPSLAQDGETFRVSRQIFEGLVGTEPGTADPAPLLAEEWESSEDGMSHTFTLKQDVTFHDGTPFNAEAVCFNFDRWYNWTGVLASEAVGYYYNKLFKGYASNPDDAVYKSCTTEGDDKVTIELNKPFAGFVASLSLPAFAMQSPSALEEFSADEVGGTAEAPVLSEYAQGHPVGTGPFQFDSWAPGENVTLTAYDDYWGEQGQIEEVIFRVIGDPTARRQALEAGDIDGYDLVGPADTQALEDKGFTMVSRPPFTVLYLAFNQAVPELQDLEVRQALSYAIDKDALIKQVLPEGTEKATQFVPPVVNGYNEGVTTYDYDPDMAKSLLEDAGYTADNPLSLTFNYPVNVSRPYMPDPEQIFTVLARQLEEVGVQITPETDAWNPDYLEKITATPDHGIHLLGWTGDYNDTDNFVGVFFGQQSSEWGFDNPELFTALSEARGVSSIDEQTPLYEAINEQVAQFIPGVPIAHPAPTLAFDERVESYPASPVNDEVFTDIVLTK; from the coding sequence ATGACCCACAGCCCCCTGCGCCGACGAGGGCTCGCCCTCGCAGCCGGAGCCGGTGTCGCGGCCCTGCTGCTGACCGGATGCGTCGCCAGCGAGCGCGACGACAGCGCCGATGACGGTGGCGGATCCGACGTTGACACGACGTTCGTCTTTGCGGCGTCGTCCGACCCGGCCAGCCTTGACCCCTCCCTCGCCCAGGACGGTGAGACCTTCCGCGTCTCGCGTCAGATCTTCGAGGGTCTGGTGGGCACCGAGCCGGGCACCGCTGACCCGGCTCCGCTGCTCGCCGAGGAATGGGAGTCGTCCGAGGACGGCATGTCGCACACCTTCACGCTGAAGCAGGACGTGACCTTCCACGACGGCACGCCGTTCAACGCCGAGGCCGTGTGCTTCAACTTCGACCGCTGGTACAACTGGACCGGCGTGCTGGCCTCCGAGGCTGTGGGCTACTACTACAACAAGCTCTTCAAGGGCTACGCGTCCAACCCCGACGATGCCGTGTACAAGTCGTGCACGACGGAGGGCGACGACAAGGTCACGATCGAGCTGAACAAGCCGTTCGCCGGCTTCGTAGCATCCCTCTCGCTCCCCGCCTTCGCCATGCAGAGTCCCTCGGCGCTCGAGGAGTTCTCGGCCGACGAGGTCGGCGGCACCGCCGAGGCGCCCGTGCTCTCGGAGTACGCGCAGGGCCACCCGGTCGGTACCGGTCCCTTCCAGTTCGACTCGTGGGCCCCGGGTGAGAACGTCACCCTGACCGCCTACGACGACTACTGGGGCGAGCAGGGCCAGATCGAAGAGGTCATCTTCCGCGTGATCGGCGACCCGACGGCGCGCCGCCAGGCGCTCGAGGCCGGCGATATCGACGGCTACGACCTGGTCGGCCCGGCCGACACGCAAGCGCTCGAAGACAAGGGCTTCACCATGGTGTCGCGCCCGCCGTTCACGGTGCTCTACCTTGCCTTCAACCAGGCCGTTCCCGAGCTGCAGGACCTCGAGGTGCGTCAGGCGCTGTCGTACGCCATCGACAAGGACGCGCTGATCAAGCAGGTGCTGCCCGAGGGCACCGAGAAGGCGACGCAGTTCGTGCCGCCGGTCGTCAACGGCTACAACGAGGGCGTCACCACGTACGACTACGACCCCGACATGGCCAAGTCGTTGCTCGAGGATGCCGGCTACACGGCCGACAACCCGCTGTCGCTGACCTTCAACTACCCGGTCAATGTCTCGCGCCCCTACATGCCGGACCCCGAGCAGATCTTCACCGTGCTGGCCCGCCAGCTCGAAGAGGTCGGCGTGCAGATCACGCCCGAGACCGACGCATGGAACCCGGACTACCTCGAGAAGATCACCGCGACGCCCGACCACGGCATCCACCTGCTCGGCTGGACCGGTGACTACAACGACACCGACAACTTCGTCGGCGTCTTCTTCGGCCAGCAGAGCTCCGAGTGGGGCTTCGACAACCCCGAGCTGTTCACGGCCCTGTCCGAGGCCCGCGGCGTGTCGAGCATCGACGAGCAGACGCCGCTGTACGAGGCGATCAACGAGCAGGTCGCGCAGTTCATCCCCGGTGTGCCGATCGCGCACCCGGCGCCGACCCTGGCATTCGACGAGCGGGTGGAGAGCTACCCGGCGAGCCCGGTGAACGACGAGGTCTTCACCGACATCGTGCTCACCAAGTAA
- a CDS encoding ABC transporter permease: MSAVLPPAQGPGAGPQSGGSPETVTVAQAELHKSGSFWSDVLRRLRHNVTAWIGGAIVVLFIAVAVLAPLLAPYPETALPGAEYITPTHIPGPGELPQFPLGLDRFGGDVLSKLIWGAQASLMVGVVSTALGLLGGMLLGLIAGTFGGWVDTVIMRIVDIILSVPNLLLAVSIAAILGQTPQAVMIAIGASQVPIFARLLRASMLQQRTSEYVLSAQTLGLGRGRITMSHVLPNAIGPVIVQATLTLATAVIDAAALSFLGLGGGGPDTAEWGRMLTYAQSELAIAPWLAFLPGICIAVTALGFTLFGEALREAMDPRTRAR, translated from the coding sequence ATGAGCGCAGTGCTCCCACCCGCACAGGGCCCGGGCGCGGGCCCGCAGAGCGGCGGATCGCCCGAGACGGTGACCGTCGCCCAGGCCGAGCTGCACAAGAGCGGCAGTTTCTGGAGCGACGTGCTGCGTCGGCTGCGACACAATGTCACGGCGTGGATCGGCGGGGCGATCGTGGTGCTGTTCATCGCGGTTGCGGTGCTGGCTCCGCTGCTCGCGCCGTACCCCGAGACGGCGCTGCCCGGTGCCGAGTACATCACCCCGACGCACATCCCCGGGCCCGGTGAGCTGCCGCAGTTCCCGCTCGGCCTCGACCGTTTCGGCGGCGACGTGCTGTCGAAACTCATCTGGGGTGCACAGGCGTCGTTGATGGTCGGTGTGGTCTCGACCGCGCTGGGTCTTCTCGGCGGCATGCTGCTGGGACTCATCGCCGGCACCTTCGGCGGCTGGGTCGACACCGTCATCATGCGCATCGTCGACATCATCCTGTCGGTGCCCAACCTGCTGCTGGCCGTGTCGATCGCCGCGATCCTGGGGCAGACGCCCCAGGCGGTGATGATCGCCATCGGAGCGTCGCAGGTGCCCATCTTCGCGCGCCTGCTGCGGGCCTCCATGCTGCAGCAGCGCACCAGCGAGTACGTGTTGTCGGCGCAGACCCTCGGCCTCGGACGTGGCCGCATCACGATGTCGCACGTGCTTCCCAACGCGATCGGTCCGGTCATCGTGCAGGCGACCCTGACGCTGGCGACGGCGGTGATCGACGCCGCCGCGCTGTCGTTCCTGGGGCTCGGCGGCGGCGGTCCCGACACGGCGGAGTGGGGGCGGATGCTGACCTACGCGCAGAGTGAGTTGGCGATCGCGCCGTGGCTGGCGTTCCTGCCCGGTATCTGCATCGCCGTGACCGCGCTGGGCTTCACCCTGTTCGGTGAGGCGCTGCGCGAGGCGATGGACCCGAGGACGAGAGCGCGATGA